In Methylocystis echinoides, one genomic interval encodes:
- the rnc gene encoding ribonuclease III: MARGKPDLAALEGRVGHEFTDRDLLRWALTHVSAAPRRPDSYERLEFLGDRVLGLAVAHMIYESYPAESEGELSRRLAALVRKETCAEVAELWGVGPYMRLGEGEAQTGGRKKRAILGDICEAIIGAVFLDGGTAAAERVVRAAFGPKMREAGRNLRDAKTALQEWAQARRLAPPRYRLVARSGPDHAPSFELAVEIEGFEGATGAGSSKRAAEQAAAAAFMAREGVEE; encoded by the coding sequence ATGGCGCGAGGCAAGCCCGATCTTGCGGCGCTCGAGGGGCGCGTCGGGCATGAATTCACGGACAGGGACCTGCTTCGCTGGGCGCTCACCCATGTCAGCGCCGCGCCGCGGCGGCCGGACTCCTACGAACGGCTGGAGTTTCTTGGCGACCGCGTGCTCGGCCTCGCCGTCGCGCATATGATCTACGAAAGCTACCCCGCCGAGAGCGAGGGCGAACTTTCGCGCCGTCTGGCCGCGCTGGTGCGCAAGGAAACCTGCGCCGAGGTCGCCGAACTCTGGGGCGTCGGCCCCTATATGCGCCTCGGCGAGGGCGAGGCGCAGACCGGCGGGCGCAAGAAGCGCGCAATCCTCGGCGATATTTGCGAGGCGATCATCGGCGCGGTGTTTCTCGACGGCGGAACGGCGGCCGCCGAGCGTGTGGTGCGCGCCGCTTTCGGCCCTAAAATGCGCGAGGCGGGGCGCAATCTGCGCGACGCCAAGACTGCGTTGCAGGAATGGGCGCAGGCGCGCCGCCTTGCCCCCCCGCGCTATCGGCTGGTGGCGCGCAGCGGACCGGATCACGCGCCGTCCTTCGAACTCGCGGTTGAAATCGAGGGGTTCGAGGGGGCGACGGGGGCCGGTTCGTCGAAACGCGCCGCCGAACAGGCGGCCGCGGCGGCCTTCATGGCGCGCGAGGGCGTAGAGGAGTAG
- the era gene encoding GTPase Era: MEHETRCGFAALVGAPNAGKSTLLNQLVGAKVSIVSRKAQTTRALVRGIAVDGPAQIVLVDTPGIFKPKRRLDRAMVASALSGAADADVIALLVDARKGLDEEVEAILEQLAEARAPKILVLNKIDVVAREKLLALTAKLNERQKFEETFMVSALTGDGVDDLRHALARRMKPSPWLYPEDQLSDAPLRLLAAEITREQIYERLHDELPYQSTVETDSWTNQKDGSARIEQTIYVARDGQKRIVIGEGGRTIKAIGQAARREIAEAAEQPVHLFLFVKVRENWAEDPERYREMRLDFPKGE, translated from the coding sequence ATGGAACATGAAACGCGCTGCGGCTTCGCGGCGCTAGTCGGCGCGCCCAACGCCGGCAAGTCGACGCTGCTCAATCAGCTCGTCGGCGCCAAGGTCTCCATCGTCTCGCGCAAGGCGCAGACGACCCGCGCGCTGGTGCGCGGCATCGCCGTCGATGGGCCGGCGCAGATCGTGCTGGTCGACACGCCCGGCATTTTCAAGCCAAAACGCAGGCTCGACCGCGCGATGGTGGCGAGCGCGCTCTCCGGCGCGGCGGATGCGGACGTCATTGCGCTGCTCGTCGACGCGCGCAAGGGCCTCGACGAGGAAGTCGAGGCGATCCTCGAGCAGCTCGCCGAGGCGAGGGCGCCCAAAATCCTCGTCTTGAACAAGATCGACGTCGTCGCCCGCGAAAAGCTGCTGGCGCTGACGGCGAAGCTCAACGAGCGCCAGAAATTCGAGGAAACGTTCATGGTCTCGGCGCTCACCGGCGACGGGGTGGACGATCTGCGTCATGCGCTCGCGAGGCGGATGAAGCCCTCGCCCTGGCTCTATCCCGAAGACCAACTCTCCGACGCGCCGCTGCGCCTGCTTGCAGCCGAGATCACCCGCGAACAGATCTACGAGCGCCTGCACGACGAACTGCCGTATCAAAGCACGGTCGAGACCGACTCCTGGACCAATCAGAAGGACGGCTCGGCGCGGATCGAGCAGACGATCTATGTCGCCCGCGACGGGCAGAAGCGGATCGTCATCGGCGAGGGCGGGCGCACCATCAAGGCGATCGGGCAGGCGGCGCGCCGCGAGATCGCCGAGGCCGCCGAGCAGCCGGTGCATCTTTTCCTTTTTGTCAAGGTAAGGGAAAACTGGGCGGAGGACCCGGAGCGCTATCGCGAAATGCGGCTCGACTTTCCCAAGGGCGAATAG
- a CDS encoding NYN domain-containing protein, protein MADIERIALFIDGANLYATAKSLGFDIDYKRLLREFQAKGRLIRAFYYTALIEDQEYSSIRPLIDWLDYNGYAVVTKPTKEFVDSLGRRKVKGNMDIELAVDAMEMAEHIDHMVLFSGDGDFRSLVEAVQRKGVRVSVISTITTQPPMIADELRRQADEFIDLIHLVGKIGRDPGERAERMQRYQERPSRPQMPAPAPAGVHSEEDEE, encoded by the coding sequence ATGGCTGATATCGAACGTATTGCGTTATTTATTGACGGCGCTAATCTCTACGCCACGGCCAAGTCGCTTGGCTTCGACATCGATTACAAACGCCTCCTGCGCGAGTTTCAGGCCAAGGGGCGACTTATACGCGCGTTCTATTATACGGCCTTGATCGAGGATCAAGAGTATTCCTCGATCCGCCCGTTGATCGACTGGCTCGATTACAACGGCTACGCTGTCGTGACGAAGCCCACCAAGGAGTTCGTCGACTCGCTGGGCCGCCGCAAGGTCAAGGGCAATATGGACATCGAGCTCGCCGTCGACGCGATGGAGATGGCCGAGCATATCGACCACATGGTTCTGTTCTCGGGCGACGGCGACTTCCGTTCGCTCGTCGAGGCCGTGCAGCGCAAGGGCGTGCGCGTCTCGGTGATCTCGACGATCACCACGCAGCCTCCGATGATCGCCGACGAACTGCGGCGCCAAGCCGATGAATTCATCGACCTCATCCATCTGGTCGGAAAGATCGGACGTGATCCTGGCGAACGCGCCGAGCGTATGCAGCGCTACCAGGAGCGCCCCAGCCGTCCGCAAATGCCCGCGCCCGCCCCGGCCGGCGTGCATAGCGAAGAAGACGAAGAATAA
- the lepB gene encoding signal peptidase I: MAQKQEEGGVLETIKVIIQALAIALVIRTLLFQPFNIPSGSMIPTLLIGDYVFVSKYAYGYSNYSMPFGPNVFSGRVLASPPKRGDVVVFKLPRDNETDYIKRVIGLPGDRIQMIEGRLYINGVVVPRERIASAETENREGREVPVATYKETLPGDAQHPGVEHTIIEIEDDYGMNDNTGLFVVPPDHYFMMGDNRDNSTDSRIAPESGGVGYVPFVNLVGRAEIIFFSVRKDESALAFWRWPWSVRWSRLFKSAH, encoded by the coding sequence GTGGCACAGAAGCAGGAAGAGGGCGGAGTTCTCGAGACCATCAAGGTCATCATCCAGGCGCTGGCCATTGCGCTCGTCATCCGCACGCTGCTGTTTCAACCCTTCAATATCCCATCGGGCTCCATGATCCCGACGCTGCTGATCGGCGACTATGTCTTCGTTTCGAAATACGCCTATGGCTATTCGAATTATTCGATGCCTTTCGGCCCCAATGTTTTTTCCGGCCGCGTGCTGGCCTCGCCGCCCAAGCGCGGCGACGTGGTGGTGTTCAAGCTGCCGCGCGACAATGAGACGGACTACATCAAGCGCGTCATCGGCTTGCCCGGCGACCGCATTCAGATGATCGAAGGCCGCCTTTACATCAATGGCGTCGTCGTGCCCCGCGAGCGGATCGCGTCGGCGGAGACGGAGAATAGGGAAGGGCGCGAGGTTCCGGTCGCGACCTATAAGGAAACGCTGCCGGGGGACGCCCAGCATCCGGGCGTCGAGCACACGATCATCGAGATCGAAGACGATTACGGGATGAACGACAATACGGGGCTCTTCGTGGTGCCGCCGGACCATTATTTCATGATGGGCGACAACCGCGACAACTCGACCGACTCGCGCATCGCGCCGGAGAGCGGCGGCGTCGGCTACGTCCCCTTCGTCAACCTCGTCGGCCGGGCCGAGATCATCTTCTTCTCGGTCAGGAAAGATGAGTCGGCGCTCGCCTTCTGGCGCTGGCCGTGGTCCGTGCGTTGGAGCCGTCTGTTCAAGTCGGCGCATTGA
- a CDS encoding bifunctional (p)ppGpp synthetase/guanosine-3',5'-bis(diphosphate) 3'-pyrophosphohydrolase yields the protein MMRQYELVERVRKYNPNVDEDLLNRAYVYAMKAHGQQTRASGDPYFSHPLEVAAILTDLKLDDATIVAAVLHDTIEDTETTREEIDRLFGEQIGRLVDGLTKIEKLDLVSKQARQGENFRKLLLAVAEDVRVLLVKLADRLHNMRTLHFVPQEKRARISQETLDIYAPLAGRIGMQRLREELEGLAFRHLMPEAHQTIEQRLHELRTKNGRIIKKIEDELKREFSDRGIEAAVTGRQKTAYSVWRKMERKSISFEQLSDIFGFRIIVGTVEDCYRALGVVHAKWPNVPGRFKDYISTPKQNDYRSIHTTVIGPGHQRVELQIRTAEMHEIARFGIAAHALYKDATGDEGREELAKESRAFRWLQETLDLLAHGDSPEEFLEHTRLELFQDQVFCFTPKGGLIALPRGATPIDFAYAVHTKLGDSAVGAKINGRVAPVLSQLQNGDEVEIIRAEGHVPPAAWEAAVATGKARAAIRRATREAVRQQYAGLGRQIVERAFERAGRAYSDDRLKGALTRLARPSIDDVLAAVGRGEIYSGDVVKAVYPDFTEERKTAQAPMAPGEPGWFGVKANANVVFKAPGAAGDGDPGAIPIRGLRGDAPVRFAPEGGAVPGDRIVGIFTPGEGITIYPIQSPSLTAFDDQPERWLDVRWDIDPEKPALFPARIVVTAINEPGTLGALATLIGEARANIDNIRFKAQSPDFREMTFDLEVADLKHLTDVVAKLRASALVSKVERVIG from the coding sequence ATGATGCGTCAATACGAGCTTGTCGAGCGCGTTCGCAAATACAACCCGAACGTCGACGAGGATTTGCTGAACCGCGCTTACGTCTACGCGATGAAGGCGCATGGCCAGCAGACGCGCGCTTCCGGCGACCCCTATTTTTCCCACCCTCTCGAAGTCGCCGCCATCCTGACGGATCTCAAGCTCGACGACGCGACCATCGTCGCCGCCGTGCTGCACGACACGATCGAAGATACGGAGACGACGCGAGAAGAGATCGATCGCCTGTTTGGCGAGCAGATCGGCCGGCTCGTGGACGGCCTCACCAAGATCGAGAAACTCGACCTCGTTTCCAAACAGGCCCGCCAGGGCGAGAATTTCCGAAAGCTGCTGCTCGCCGTCGCCGAAGACGTGCGGGTGCTGCTCGTCAAACTTGCCGACCGCCTGCACAACATGCGCACGCTGCATTTCGTGCCGCAGGAAAAGCGCGCCCGCATCTCGCAGGAGACGCTCGACATTTATGCGCCGCTCGCCGGGCGCATCGGCATGCAGCGCCTGCGCGAGGAATTGGAGGGGCTCGCCTTCCGGCATCTGATGCCCGAGGCGCATCAGACGATCGAGCAGCGCCTGCACGAGCTGCGCACGAAAAATGGCCGCATCATCAAGAAAATCGAGGACGAGCTGAAGCGCGAATTCTCCGATCGCGGGATAGAGGCGGCGGTGACCGGGCGCCAGAAGACGGCCTATTCCGTCTGGCGCAAGATGGAGCGCAAATCCATCTCCTTCGAGCAGCTCTCCGATATCTTCGGTTTCCGCATCATCGTCGGCACCGTCGAGGACTGCTATCGCGCGCTCGGCGTCGTGCACGCCAAATGGCCGAACGTGCCGGGCCGCTTCAAGGATTATATTTCGACGCCCAAGCAGAACGACTATCGCTCGATCCACACCACCGTGATCGGACCCGGCCATCAGCGCGTGGAGCTTCAGATCCGCACGGCCGAGATGCATGAGATCGCCCGTTTCGGCATCGCCGCCCACGCCCTCTACAAGGACGCGACGGGCGACGAAGGGCGCGAGGAGCTCGCCAAGGAAAGCCGCGCCTTCCGCTGGCTGCAGGAGACGCTCGATCTGCTGGCGCATGGCGACAGTCCCGAAGAGTTTCTCGAGCATACCCGGCTCGAGCTGTTTCAGGATCAAGTGTTCTGCTTCACGCCCAAGGGCGGCCTCATCGCCTTGCCGCGCGGCGCGACGCCGATCGATTTCGCCTACGCCGTCCACACCAAGCTCGGCGATTCGGCTGTGGGCGCCAAGATCAACGGCCGCGTCGCGCCGGTTTTGTCTCAATTGCAGAATGGCGACGAAGTCGAGATCATCCGCGCTGAAGGCCATGTGCCGCCGGCTGCCTGGGAGGCCGCTGTCGCGACCGGCAAGGCGCGCGCCGCGATCCGCCGCGCCACGCGCGAGGCGGTGCGGCAACAATACGCCGGGCTCGGCCGCCAGATCGTCGAGCGCGCCTTCGAGCGCGCGGGCCGCGCTTACTCCGACGACAGACTCAAGGGCGCGCTTACCCGTCTCGCCCGGCCCTCGATCGACGACGTTCTGGCCGCGGTGGGACGTGGCGAAATCTATTCCGGTGACGTGGTGAAGGCGGTCTACCCGGACTTCACGGAGGAGCGCAAAACCGCGCAGGCGCCGATGGCGCCGGGCGAACCGGGCTGGTTCGGCGTCAAGGCCAACGCCAATGTCGTCTTCAAGGCGCCGGGCGCGGCGGGCGACGGGGACCCGGGCGCCATTCCCATTCGCGGCTTGCGCGGCGACGCGCCGGTGCGCTTCGCGCCGGAGGGCGGCGCCGTGCCGGGCGACCGCATCGTCGGGATTTTCACGCCGGGCGAGGGGATCACCATTTATCCGATCCAGTCGCCTTCGCTCACTGCCTTCGACGACCAGCCCGAGCGTTGGCTCGACGTACGCTGGGACATCGATCCGGAAAAGCCCGCTTTGTTCCCGGCGCGCATCGTCGTCACGGCGATCAACGAGCCCGGCACGCTCGGCGCCCTGGCGACGCTGATCGGCGAAGCGCGCGCCAATATCGATAATATCCGTTTCAAGGCGCAGTCGCCGGATTTCCGCGAGATGACCTTCGATCTCGAGGTCGCCGACCTCAAGCATTTGACCGACGTGGTCGCCAAGCTGCGGGCGAGCGCGCTGGTGAGCAAGGTCGAGCGGGTGATCGGGTAG
- the rpoZ gene encoding DNA-directed RNA polymerase subunit omega: protein MARVTVEDCIDKIENRFDLVLLAAHRARLISSGQPILVDRDRDKNPVVALREIAETALSPGDLSEDFIHSLQRHVEVDEPEAEAAPALTPAAGADLEGETQFDRMTEEDLLRGLEGLVPPAEVEEDGE, encoded by the coding sequence ATGGCGCGCGTCACCGTCGAAGACTGTATCGACAAAATTGAGAATCGATTCGATCTGGTTCTTCTTGCGGCTCATCGCGCCCGGCTGATCTCCTCCGGCCAGCCAATTCTCGTGGATCGCGACCGCGACAAAAACCCCGTGGTGGCCTTGCGCGAGATCGCCGAGACGGCGCTGTCGCCGGGCGATCTGTCGGAGGATTTCATCCATTCTCTGCAGCGCCACGTCGAAGTCGACGAGCCGGAGGCCGAGGCTGCGCCCGCCCTTACCCCTGCCGCCGGCGCCGACCTCGAGGGCGAGACGCAGTTTGACCGCATGACCGAGGAAGACCTTCTGCGCGGCCTCGAGGGACTTGTGCCGCCGGCCGAGGTCGAGGAAGACGGCGAGTAA
- the smpB gene encoding SsrA-binding protein SmpB, translating into MAAKQEPNHKVVADNRRARFNYEIGETFEAGLALTGTEVKSLRTGKATIAESYAHVDRHGEAWLVNANIPEYLSGNRFNHEPKRPRKLLLKSREIAKLAQAVEREGMTIVPLKLYFNARGRAKLQIALARGKKIHDKREVEKKRDWSREKGRLMREKG; encoded by the coding sequence GTGGCCGCTAAGCAGGAGCCGAATCACAAGGTTGTCGCCGACAACCGGAGGGCGCGCTTCAATTATGAGATCGGCGAGACCTTCGAGGCGGGGCTCGCCCTGACCGGGACGGAAGTCAAGTCGCTGCGCACCGGCAAGGCGACAATCGCCGAGAGCTACGCCCATGTCGACAGGCATGGCGAGGCTTGGCTCGTCAACGCCAATATTCCCGAATATCTCTCTGGCAACCGTTTCAACCACGAGCCGAAGCGACCGCGAAAACTATTGCTGAAGTCCCGCGAGATCGCGAAGCTCGCGCAGGCGGTGGAGCGCGAGGGCATGACCATCGTGCCGTTGAAGCTCTATTTCAACGCCAGGGGACGCGCGAAACTCCAAATCGCGCTCGCGCGCGGCAAGAAGATCCACGACAAGCGCGAGGTCGAGAAGAAACGCGATTGGAGCCGGGAAAAGGGGCGGCTCATGCGCGAGAAAGGTTAG
- a CDS encoding pyridoxine 5'-phosphate synthase, with the protein MTTKPLRLGVNVDHVATIRNARGGPRPDPVRAALLAIEAGADGITAHLREDRRHITDADMARLKAAISKPLNFEMAATGQMLDIALATAPHAVCLVPEKRTERTTEGGLDVIGGHDYLAPYVDQLTRGGVRVSLFIEPSPESIDAAVSIKAPVVELHTGAWCHAVEVGDLALADREFARVQEAAAYAGGRGLEVHAGHGLDYDTARRVSALPQIVELNIGHFLVGEAVFVGLAEAIRRMRQAMEEGRAAAG; encoded by the coding sequence ATGACTACAAAACCCCTTCGCCTCGGCGTCAACGTCGATCACGTCGCCACCATCCGCAATGCGCGCGGCGGGCCGCGTCCCGATCCCGTTCGCGCGGCGCTCCTCGCCATTGAGGCGGGCGCCGACGGGATCACCGCGCATCTGCGGGAAGATCGCCGCCATATCACGGACGCCGACATGGCGCGGCTGAAGGCGGCGATTTCAAAGCCGCTCAATTTCGAAATGGCGGCGACCGGGCAGATGCTGGACATCGCCCTCGCGACCGCGCCGCATGCGGTCTGTCTCGTGCCCGAAAAGCGCACCGAGCGCACGACCGAGGGCGGCCTCGACGTGATCGGCGGCCACGATTATCTCGCCCCCTATGTTGACCAGTTGACGCGCGGCGGCGTCCGCGTGTCGCTCTTCATCGAGCCGTCGCCGGAGTCGATCGACGCCGCTGTCTCGATCAAGGCCCCGGTCGTCGAGTTGCATACGGGGGCCTGGTGCCACGCCGTGGAAGTGGGCGATCTGGCGCTGGCGGATCGTGAATTTGCGCGCGTGCAAGAAGCCGCGGCCTATGCCGGGGGGCGCGGGCTCGAAGTCCACGCGGGCCACGGCCTCGACTACGACACCGCCCGGCGGGTCTCGGCGCTGCCGCAGATCGTCGAGCTGAACATCGGCCATTTCCTCGTGGGCGAGGCTGTCTTTGTCGGCCTCGCCGAGGCGATCCGTCGGATGCGCCAGGCGATGGAAGAGGGGCGGGCGGCGGCGGGCTGA
- a CDS encoding lytic transglycosylase domain-containing protein yields MTLPPRVSMRLKLLAAAAVIALITPAFTGFDDLGDGEARREYVNIVPHVPFSVGAWRARVGNLEETVRGLVTGEPPHTEAAHPPQISLFGQDDAGLSPLARYTPPDGWPRAAAPNATDPSKLLGPDFENFYPALAAFRAGDFASGEEAAANLQTDLADTAARWVGLKLHSHEAGFKRITAFLAAHPDWPAADWLRRRAEEALVAEHHPDRVVKGWFAETKPQTAYGKFALARALARDGDFETAGALAREAWREEDLGQSFENQFYKELGALLTAEDHKYRADRLLYAGKNVLALRAAELAGKDVAALARARAAANNGAGGEKLFASVPPSLQNDPGLLFSRIRSLNGAKKFAEAGALFRKAPTDPAKVVDGDAWWAERRQTARKLLDTGDADTAYLIASQHGAESTSNKVEAEFMAGWIALRFLDDPSRAARHFAALGQVAETPLQKSRALYWRARAAEAYHTPDDDAKARDFYRQAAAHSTTFYGQLASAKLGGDDQPLRPAPAVARDHERHEAVRVVELLLATGDKDVAAPLALEATKNMADVRQIAALGEAIASQRDAKMSLIFGKSASYRGIPLDDVAFPSYGVPNFDALPNSASRSVVYAIARQESAFDPKAVSSAGAMGLMQMIASTARHTAYQHGLAFDAARMVKEPAFNARLGAAHLGTLLGEYRGAYLLTFAAYNAGGGRVKQWMDAYGDPRKPNVDPIDWVERIPITETRNYVQRVMENFVVYRAKFGDTGTEPPQVQLARFGS; encoded by the coding sequence ATGACCTTGCCTCCACGGGTTTCGATGCGCCTCAAGCTCCTGGCCGCCGCCGCCGTGATCGCCCTGATCACGCCCGCCTTCACGGGCTTTGACGATCTGGGCGATGGGGAAGCGCGGCGCGAATACGTCAACATCGTTCCGCATGTTCCGTTCAGCGTCGGGGCCTGGCGCGCGCGCGTCGGCAATCTCGAGGAGACGGTGCGCGGATTGGTCACCGGCGAGCCGCCCCACACCGAGGCGGCGCATCCGCCGCAGATCTCCCTGTTTGGGCAGGACGACGCGGGCCTGTCCCCGCTCGCGCGTTATACGCCGCCGGACGGATGGCCGCGCGCCGCTGCGCCGAACGCGACCGACCCGTCGAAACTTCTCGGGCCGGACTTCGAGAATTTCTACCCCGCTTTGGCGGCCTTCCGCGCCGGCGACTTCGCGAGCGGCGAAGAGGCGGCGGCCAATCTGCAGACCGATCTCGCGGACACGGCCGCGCGCTGGGTCGGACTCAAGCTCCATTCCCACGAGGCGGGCTTCAAACGCATCACAGCCTTTCTCGCGGCGCATCCGGATTGGCCGGCCGCGGACTGGCTCCGTCGCCGCGCCGAAGAGGCCCTCGTCGCGGAACACCACCCGGACCGGGTCGTGAAGGGCTGGTTCGCCGAAACCAAGCCGCAGACGGCCTATGGCAAATTTGCGCTGGCCCGCGCGCTGGCGCGCGACGGCGACTTCGAGACCGCCGGCGCGCTCGCCCGAGAGGCCTGGCGCGAAGAGGATCTCGGCCAAAGTTTCGAGAACCAGTTCTACAAGGAACTCGGCGCGCTGCTTACCGCCGAGGATCACAAATATCGCGCCGACCGTCTGCTTTACGCCGGCAAGAATGTGCTCGCCCTGCGCGCCGCCGAACTCGCCGGCAAGGATGTCGCGGCTCTCGCCCGCGCCCGCGCGGCGGCGAATAACGGAGCCGGCGGCGAGAAGCTTTTCGCTTCCGTGCCGCCGTCGCTCCAGAACGACCCGGGCCTGCTCTTTTCGCGCATCCGCAGTCTGAACGGCGCCAAGAAATTCGCCGAGGCCGGCGCGCTGTTTCGCAAGGCGCCCACCGATCCGGCGAAAGTGGTCGACGGCGACGCCTGGTGGGCCGAACGGCGCCAGACCGCGCGCAAGCTGCTCGATACGGGCGACGCCGACACCGCCTATCTCATCGCGTCGCAACATGGCGCCGAGTCGACGAGCAACAAGGTCGAAGCCGAATTCATGGCGGGCTGGATTGCGCTGCGCTTTCTGGACGATCCGTCGCGCGCCGCAAGGCATTTCGCAGCGCTGGGTCAGGTCGCGGAGACCCCGCTGCAAAAATCGCGAGCGCTTTATTGGCGCGCCCGCGCCGCAGAGGCCTATCACACGCCGGACGATGACGCGAAGGCGCGCGATTTCTATCGTCAAGCCGCCGCCCATTCGACCACCTTCTACGGTCAGCTGGCGAGCGCCAAGCTCGGCGGCGACGACCAGCCGCTGCGCCCCGCCCCGGCCGTCGCGCGAGATCACGAGCGCCACGAAGCCGTGCGCGTCGTCGAGCTGTTGCTCGCGACGGGCGACAAGGACGTGGCCGCGCCGCTCGCCCTCGAGGCGACGAAAAACATGGCCGACGTCCGGCAGATCGCCGCGCTCGGCGAAGCGATCGCCAGCCAGCGCGACGCGAAGATGTCGCTGATTTTCGGCAAGAGCGCGTCTTATCGCGGCATTCCGCTCGACGACGTCGCCTTTCCCTCCTATGGCGTGCCGAATTTCGACGCGCTTCCGAACTCGGCCTCGCGTTCGGTCGTCTATGCGATCGCGCGGCAGGAGAGCGCCTTCGATCCCAAGGCTGTGTCTTCCGCCGGCGCCATGGGGCTGATGCAGATGATCGCCTCGACCGCGCGGCATACGGCCTATCAGCATGGCCTCGCATTCGACGCCGCGCGCATGGTGAAAGAGCCCGCCTTCAACGCCAGGCTCGGCGCGGCGCATCTCGGCACGCTGCTCGGCGAATACAGAGGCGCTTATCTTCTCACTTTCGCGGCCTATAACGCCGGCGGCGGGCGCGTGAAGCAGTGGATGGACGCCTATGGCGATCCCCGTAAGCCCAACGTCGATCCGATCGACTGGGTGGAGCGCATCCCGATCACCGAAACGCGCAATTACGTGCAGCGCGTGATGGAGAATTTCGTCGTCTACCGCGCGAAATTCGGCGACACCGGCACGGAGCCGCCGCAAGTGCAGCTCGCGCGCTTCGGGTCTTAA
- the dapA gene encoding 4-hydroxy-tetrahydrodipicolinate synthase yields the protein MSNKPIFHGSITALVTPFANGEVDYDALHALVDWQIEQGTHGLVPVGTTGESPTLSHEEHGRVVTETIRAAKGRVPVIAGAGSNNTREAIALAGHAERAGADGLLIVTPYYNKPNQEGLYLHFKAINDAVSIPIVIYNIPPRSVIDMSVETMKRLSELKNIVGVKDATGNIGRISLQREAMGPDFIQLSGDDLTALACMAAGAHGCISVVSNIAPRLCADLQSACLAGDYAKALEVQDRLVPLQVATFLEAGVTGAKYGLSLLGKAREEVRLPLVLSTQPTKDRIRAAMIRAGLLPA from the coding sequence ATGAGCAACAAGCCGATTTTTCATGGGTCGATCACGGCTCTCGTCACGCCTTTCGCCAATGGAGAGGTCGATTACGACGCGCTCCACGCGCTCGTCGACTGGCAAATCGAGCAGGGAACGCATGGGCTTGTTCCCGTCGGGACGACGGGCGAAAGCCCGACTCTGAGCCATGAAGAACATGGCCGCGTCGTCACGGAAACCATTCGGGCGGCCAAGGGGCGCGTCCCCGTCATCGCCGGCGCGGGTTCGAACAATACGCGCGAGGCCATCGCCCTTGCGGGTCACGCCGAGCGCGCCGGCGCGGACGGACTGCTGATCGTCACGCCCTATTACAACAAGCCCAATCAAGAAGGGCTCTATCTGCATTTCAAGGCGATCAACGACGCGGTGTCGATTCCGATCGTTATTTATAACATCCCGCCGCGCTCGGTGATCGACATGAGCGTCGAGACGATGAAGCGTCTGTCGGAGCTCAAGAATATCGTCGGCGTGAAGGACGCGACCGGCAATATCGGCCGCATTTCGCTGCAACGCGAGGCGATGGGGCCGGACTTCATCCAGCTTTCGGGCGACGACCTCACGGCGCTCGCCTGCATGGCCGCGGGCGCGCATGGCTGCATTTCGGTCGTCTCCAATATCGCGCCGCGCCTGTGCGCCGATCTGCAGAGCGCCTGTCTTGCCGGCGATTACGCCAAGGCGCTGGAAGTTCAGGACCGGCTCGTGCCGCTCCAAGTCGCGACCTTCCTCGAGGCAGGCGTCACAGGCGCGAAATATGGTCTGTCGCTGCTCGGGAAGGCGCGCGAAGAGGTGCGTCTGCCGCTCGTGCTCTCGACGCAGCCCACCAAGGACCGCATTCGCGCCGCCATGATCCGCGCCGGCCTGCTGCCGGCATAG